The window CTGATGATTCGTGCATTTTGCGCCGGTTGCGGTCTTGGTCCCCGCACCGCGAATTCGCCGCTGAGTTCAGCATCGAATGTGCCACCGCCAACCGCTACCTCGCGCGGCTGAGGCCGTCGTCGAAAATCCGGCGGGATCCCTGTCCCCTCAATGCCCGGTTGGGGTGGGAGGAGGGGGGAATACGGCCTCGGGCGGTAGCAGGTTGAGTGGGTATTCGTTGAGCGAGAGGACGAGTCCGGAGGGCTTGGAGAGGTCCACATAGTGGTGGCCCGAGCCGGGGTTATCGTGCATCTCGGTCAACAGCTCGATGATTTCTGCGGCAACGGCGCGGTCGAGCCGCCACAGTACGGCGCCGTTGTGGAATTCAACGTTTGCGGTGCCCGTTTCGATCACGAAGTGGTGGGTCGTTGCGCCGTGATTCAGGCGAGCCGATCCGAGCTGCACTGCTTGTGTCACCGCTGTCAGCACCTCGCTGACGCCGGCGTCGTCCATAGCCAATAGCGCGCCGTCATCGCCGAAGTACAACTTTTCGGCCAACTCGGCATGAATCACGCTCATCAGCACCCTGCTTTCTGACCTTCAGATAAATGGTAGTGGCCAAAGTCGTTGGCTGTTGGCCTGATTCCCGTGGTCCTACGAAGTCGTGCCTGGAAAGCGATTGTTTTGGGCGCGCGAGGCTCGCGCCAAGGCAAGTGTGGACGCCGCTGCTGAAAGACCAACGGTCCCTTGGCGATGGTTCGGGTGACGCCCGACTTTGCGGGTTCGGTCAAGATGTCGGATGCCAAGGAGCAGCACGATCGAATTGCCGGTCAGTTCGACAGTTTTTCAAATATTGCGCCGGCAAGCAGGGCAGCGGTTGTTGCGAGCTCATCTGGATGGGGTTCCCGTGACCGACGATGCGGTTTAGATCTCATCGCCCGGTTGAGTGAGTGCCCTTCACCGGACGCACGTTATGCCTGCGAAGCTGAGCTCGCTGCAGCGCGAATCTGTTCAGCGATCTTCGCTGCGCCAAAGCAGCGGAATTTGGTCACCCCTTCATCGGTGCGTATGGCGACGATCTTGGTGAGGACACCCGGCAGCAGTTCGACCGATTCGATCGAGCGGAGGTCGACGACGATGTCCAGCTGGCCCGACTGGATCGACCGGTTGAGGGCGTTGGCGTGGAACTGAACATCGGTACTGGTAACAGTAAGCCGGCCACCAACCCAGAGGCCGCCGTAGCGGCGCCGGTAACGACCCAGGACGCCCCTAGCGGCCGGCGCCGCCGGAAAGGTGACGTCGACATTCTCGATCAGCGCGTTGGCCACGCGAGAAACGATCACTGTCACCGGCCCACCCAATCTCGTACGTTCACTGGACAATAACTACCCACGTTCACCACCTTCGGTATCCCGCACCCTCAGAATCTAATGGTGGCCCGAGCCGGGATGATCCTGCATCTGTCAATACCGTGCATGCAGCAGCCCTAAAAGCCGTTCGTTGTCGTGACAACCGCACCTTCGCGCGACGTTCATGAGCTCATATGGAACTCATCGCCCGATATCGTTCATATGAGCTATCATCACGGAGCCTGTTGCGGTGAGCTTCAGGAAGTGAACCCGGCAGCCTTCCGGACGGTGGGCGGGCCGGGTTTCGCGTCATCTGACGGCCTTTAGATCCGCTTTACCCCGGTTACCGCCGAGCCGATGGCAAAAGTCGCGGCACGTGGTCCATCGCCTACCCGCAGCGCCTTGACGACTTACAGCCCCGGGATGTCTAAACGGCCTCGAACTCCTCGTTGCGCAGCCGCTCGAGTGCTCGACCGTCGGTCAGTTCGAAGCGGTAATCGGGATGCTGCCAATAAAAGCGCACCATCTCGCGTAAGGCCCGGCCACCCGGTGTGTAGGTGCCCGCTGCCTCCAAAGTCCGGAATGTTCCGTCCGCCATCACCATAACGAGCGGGCTCCACACCTTAGGTTTGTCGGGCACTTCATCGGTGACTGCGACCACCTTGTGCCACTTGCCTTTTGGTGAGCGAAAGCCGCTCGCAAATTCGAACCCGTCAACAGTCAGCCGCAGGTAGCTATTGCCGCCGCGCTTGATCACCCAACCAAGCCAGAGCAGCAGGATTACTGCCCCCGCGCCGAGCGAAGCTGCCAAGAGCGGGTAGGCGTCACGGCGTATCGGGATGTCCAGTTTGCCGGTGAGCTGCAAAGCCCCGAACATGCCCATACCGAAGATGCCGGTCAGCGTCACCGTGATCATCAGCAATTCGATGCGGCGATCGGGGCGGATCGTGGTACCCGCGGAATCGAAGGTTCCGCGGGGAACCGGGTTCCCCACGGTCAGCCAGATGCCGAAAATAGCGCAACAACACGCGGCCAGGCCGAGCGCCATGATCGCACTGAGATATTCACCATTCTTCACCGAGTGGATCATCCACCAGAGGCATAAGGCAGCTAGTCCGGCCAGGAAAGTCCGGGCAAATATTCTGAATGTCCTTGCTGTTTCCATGTTCTCGACAATCACCCGCCTTCGAGTGCTCGGTGCACGCTATCCGGTACGGCCCCGACCCGCCGGCCACGATGCGATGCCCGGCCGCGGGTAGCCGGGGCGACGTGCACGGTGCCGACCGGCCGGGGTGCGGCATGCGTTGGGGCGCTGGGCCGTTCGGGTTCGCTGATCAGTGCATGTTGGCGGCGACCTTGCCGGCGACTTGGGCGGCGGAGTCGGCGGGCACCGACGTGCCGCACACGCTGACGTCGATCACCGCGTTGGCGGCGGTAGTCATCGCCCGCTGACAAGTCCAACCCGGCCGGTCCGGATTGGTGTAGGACAACCCCGGCATGCCGTGGTCGGTGTTGGTCGACCCGATCACCGAGCGGCTGGCCATGCTGTCGGATTTATCGGAGGTGACGGTCTTTCCTTCGCAGTTGGTCCACGCCGAGGTCTGGCTGTCCTGGAAGTCCTCGGCGTCGGTGCTGCCCGGGAAGCTGGCGACCGCTTCGATGACCCAGTGCTGCCACGGCTGATCCGGTTCGTGCAGCACCTGCGCGGAGATCGCCGTCTTGGCGCTGCCGTCGTAGGTGGCGGACTGCGCGGGTAGGACGGCGCCGGTGCACTCCGCCGGGGTGAATGTTTCGTCCTTGTTCGGCGCGGCCAGCGAGGTGGCGACGAGATTGTCGGCCCCCACGATCGGGTTGACCGCGTCGGGTCGCAGCAGCGCACCGTCCAGCGCGGCGGGCGCGACCGTGTTCTGGGTCGTCGGCACCGGCGGCGGCCCACCGCGCGGCACTTCCGGCGGCCCGCCGGCGGCCTGGGTGCTGGGATGCTTGGTGACGATCACCGCGGCGGCCAGCCCCGCCAGCACCACGATGACGACACCGGTGACAAGGGCGGTGCGCAGCCGGCTGCCCCCGCCAGCCGGGGTTCGGTCACCGGCAGCGGCGAGCCGCAGCCGCCACCGCACGAAGGCGGTGACCAGTACACCCAGCAGCAGCAGCACCGCGACGTCGGTCCACCACCACGGCGCCGAATGTGTCCACAGCTTGTCGGCGCTGACCAGCGGCGCCACCTTGCGCAGGTCCACGGTCGACGCCGAGGCCGCAAACCCCCAGCGGGCCGGCAGCAGCCAGGAGACCTGTTCGAGCCCGGTTCGCCCGGTCACCGGCACCAGGCCGCCGGCGAACACCATCGAGATCATGATCACCCCGACCAGCAGCGGCAGTACCTGCTCGCTGGAGCGGGCCAGCGAGGACAACGCCAGCCCGACCATGGCCGAGACGATCGCGGTCAGTGCCAGTGTCAGCCACAGCTCGGCGTCGGCGTTGCCGAGCACCACCGCACCGCGCACCGGCCCGCCCTTGCCGGCGATGGCGATGGCGACCACGACCGCGGTCTGAATGGCCGCGGCGACGCTGTAGACGACGACCTTGGCGCCCAGATACGCCGAGGCGGACAGACCCACCGCCTGCTCACGGCGGAAGATGGAGCGCTCACCTACCAGGTCGCGGATCGTCAGCGCCGCACCCAAGAACACCGCCGCCAGGTTGAGCAGCACCAGGATCTGTTGGGGCTCGTTGGGGGAGCGTCCGTGCGGATCCGCCTGGCCGAGCCCCACACTGCCGGGCACCACCAACGCCAGCGCGCCCAACAGGAACGGCAGGATCGTCAGGAACGCGAAGTAGCCGCGGTCCGCGGCGATCAACCGGGTCTGGCGGCGCGCCACGGTGAAGAACTGACGCCACAGACTGGTGTGCGGCGGGGTGCCCACCGCGGCGCTGCCCGGCGGCAGCTGCTCGGGCGGCGGGGGCGCCGGGTGGCGCGCCAGGTATTCGCGGTGCACCCCGTCGGGATCGGTGCTGACCCGGGCGAAGATGTCGGCCCAGTCGGTGGTGCCCATCGCTGCTTCGATGCCGTTGGGCGGCCCGGCGAACGCGGTCTTGCCGCCCGGCGCCAGCAATAGCACCTGGTCGCACATGTTTAGGTAGGTCAGCGAGTGGGTGACCACGATGACCACCCGCCCGGCGTCGGCCAGGCGGCGCAGCATCGTCATCACCTGCCGGTCCAGCGCCGGGTCCAGGCCCGAGGTGGGTTCGTCGAGGATCAGCAGCGACGGGCCGGTCAGCAGTTCCATCGCCACCGACGCCCGTTTGCGCTGCCCGCCGGAGAGCTTGTCGATCCGTTTCTTTTTGTGTTCGGTGAGTTCCAGCTCGGCCAGCACCCGCTCGACCACATTGCGGCGATCGGCGCGCGAGGTGTCCGGCGGTAGCCGCAGCTGCGCGGCGTAGCGCAGCGCCTGATCGACGGTCAGCGAACTGTGCACGACGTCGTCCTGGGGCACCAGGCCGATCCGGGAGCGCATCGAGGCGTATTCGGTGTGCACGTCGTGACCGTCGAAGGTGACCATTCCGGTGCTGGGCGGGGTGGAGCCGCCGACCAGCTTGATCAGCGTCGACTTGCCGGCCCCGGAGGGGCCGATCACCGCGGTGAGGGTTCCGGGCCGGGCGGTGAACGTCACGTCGGTCATCAGCGGGCGGCCGTCGATCACCAGGCCCAGGCCATATGCCTGCACTC is drawn from Mycobacterium branderi and contains these coding sequences:
- a CDS encoding sensor domain-containing protein; this encodes MVTDTTAPPLTVWLGSAMYTFPSDREATIGRSRQCDICLDDPEVAGWISRVHAELRVEGAQWVAVDRSRNGIFVDGKKVDTAPIRDGTQITVGNPAGPKLAFRIAPPAAAGRPAPAAPSPAASQPRRAAPQTPPPAAPPAGTSTGRPASAPPPAAGAPPGRPPAPPAPPAPIGRARPVQPAPSEQDLVERLSGVVKKMVPLRLAPTPSGFTTIGRGESNAIVLDDALASRVHALLQVTPAGLEIRDNRSSNGTFVNGQRITSALLREGDIVTVGNTDLAVSGTTLVPRPAPPRIGGVQAYGLGLVIDGRPLMTDVTFTARPGTLTAVIGPSGAGKSTLIKLVGGSTPPSTGMVTFDGHDVHTEYASMRSRIGLVPQDDVVHSSLTVDQALRYAAQLRLPPDTSRADRRNVVERVLAELELTEHKKKRIDKLSGGQRKRASVAMELLTGPSLLILDEPTSGLDPALDRQVMTMLRRLADAGRVVIVVTHSLTYLNMCDQVLLLAPGGKTAFAGPPNGIEAAMGTTDWADIFARVSTDPDGVHREYLARHPAPPPPEQLPPGSAAVGTPPHTSLWRQFFTVARRQTRLIAADRGYFAFLTILPFLLGALALVVPGSVGLGQADPHGRSPNEPQQILVLLNLAAVFLGAALTIRDLVGERSIFRREQAVGLSASAYLGAKVVVYSVAAAIQTAVVVAIAIAGKGGPVRGAVVLGNADAELWLTLALTAIVSAMVGLALSSLARSSEQVLPLLVGVIMISMVFAGGLVPVTGRTGLEQVSWLLPARWGFAASASTVDLRKVAPLVSADKLWTHSAPWWWTDVAVLLLLGVLVTAFVRWRLRLAAAGDRTPAGGGSRLRTALVTGVVIVVLAGLAAAVIVTKHPSTQAAGGPPEVPRGGPPPVPTTQNTVAPAALDGALLRPDAVNPIVGADNLVATSLAAPNKDETFTPAECTGAVLPAQSATYDGSAKTAISAQVLHEPDQPWQHWVIEAVASFPGSTDAEDFQDSQTSAWTNCEGKTVTSDKSDSMASRSVIGSTNTDHGMPGLSYTNPDRPGWTCQRAMTTAANAVIDVSVCGTSVPADSAAQVAGKVAANMH